The following are from one region of the Natronosporangium hydrolyticum genome:
- a CDS encoding acVLRF1 family peptidyl-tRNA hydrolase — protein sequence MVKARPAAGGGRWVEISPERLRGWLDGFYGRHDGATEEGLLLTGVSNGDTARLHPPPGLADVAHVDALLSGLTRPPRIGLLLARKGAVAVGVAAGVDLVKSKVERFYVQGRTAAGGWSQQRYARRRTNQTAAAAQDAADIAARVLLPYVPGTPTEPADAIAALVCGGDRSMVEAVLADRRLQPLVPLRHPHLLEVPEPRLAVLQEAAVTARRVRIHLLP from the coding sequence ATGGTGAAGGCGCGACCCGCGGCCGGCGGCGGTCGATGGGTGGAAATCTCGCCGGAGCGGTTACGCGGTTGGCTCGACGGCTTCTACGGTCGGCATGACGGCGCTACCGAGGAGGGTCTGCTCCTGACCGGGGTGAGCAACGGCGACACCGCCAGGTTGCACCCGCCCCCCGGCCTGGCCGACGTGGCTCATGTCGACGCACTGCTGAGTGGTCTGACCCGGCCGCCCCGAATCGGTCTGCTGTTGGCGCGCAAGGGCGCCGTCGCCGTCGGGGTCGCCGCCGGTGTCGACCTTGTAAAATCCAAAGTAGAACGCTTTTATGTGCAGGGCCGCACCGCGGCTGGGGGCTGGTCGCAGCAACGGTACGCACGTCGTCGTACCAACCAGACCGCCGCCGCTGCCCAGGACGCCGCCGACATCGCCGCCCGGGTTCTGCTGCCGTACGTTCCCGGGACGCCAACCGAGCCTGCCGATGCGATCGCTGCCTTGGTCTGTGGTGGTGACCGTTCGATGGTCGAGGCGGTGCTCGCCGACCGCCGGCTGCAACCGCTGGTGCCGCTGCGCCACCCGCACCTGTTGGAGGTCCCGGAGCCCCGGCTGGCCGTGCTGCAGGAGGCGGCGGTGACGGCCAGGCGGGTCCGGATCCATCTGT
- a CDS encoding SDR family NAD(P)-dependent oxidoreductase, whose translation MTFNRALVTGASGGIGAGFARALAAAGTEVVLVARRRDRLAELAEELEQLHQVSVEVMPTDLADSAAIDPVIQRLADSDRPVDLLVNNAGQLTNGPFAELPLAGELQQIQVNVIAPMRLTHAALPGMIKRRHGGVINVSSIGGEAPSAYGAGYCGSKAFLTLFSQSLAIDVKRHGVHVTALLPGFTWSGDRRDLSPDAAISRRAVQEPDRVAREALVAVAAGRALCVPGLRNKRAVAIGRMVPRRVMNAVLASVNATISAAPQGPPGTARPQDHPTS comes from the coding sequence ATGACCTTCAACCGGGCGCTGGTGACTGGCGCCTCCGGTGGCATAGGCGCCGGCTTCGCTCGAGCACTGGCTGCCGCGGGCACCGAGGTGGTGCTCGTTGCGCGCCGCCGGGACCGGCTGGCAGAGCTCGCCGAGGAGCTAGAACAGCTACACCAGGTCTCGGTGGAGGTCATGCCGACCGATCTCGCCGACAGTGCGGCAATCGACCCGGTCATCCAGCGGCTCGCCGATTCCGACCGCCCGGTCGATCTTCTGGTCAACAACGCTGGCCAGCTCACCAACGGGCCATTCGCGGAGCTGCCGCTGGCAGGCGAGCTGCAGCAGATCCAGGTCAACGTGATCGCGCCGATGCGGCTCACCCACGCCGCACTGCCCGGCATGATCAAACGGCGGCACGGTGGAGTGATCAATGTGTCGTCGATCGGCGGTGAGGCTCCCTCGGCCTACGGCGCCGGCTACTGCGGCAGCAAGGCGTTCCTGACCCTGTTCAGCCAGAGCCTCGCCATCGATGTAAAACGCCACGGAGTCCACGTGACCGCATTGCTGCCCGGATTCACCTGGAGTGGGGACCGGCGCGACCTTTCCCCGGACGCGGCGATCTCGCGCCGGGCAGTGCAGGAGCCCGACCGGGTCGCCCGGGAGGCGTTGGTCGCGGTCGCCGCGGGCCGGGCACTCTGCGTGCCCGGCCTGCGGAACAAACGCGCGGTGGCGATCGGACGGATGGTGCCGCGTCGGGTGATGAACGCGGTGCTGGCTAGCGTGAACGCCACCATCTCCGCAGCCCCCCAGGGCCCGCCAGGCACCGCTCGGCCCCAGGACCACCCAACATCGTAG
- a CDS encoding MATE family efflux transporter has product MSLRFRRPQSQTNPEPADGSSPVSPTARLKQSWQITYPLIVSSLSPIVLALADTVILGWYSTAALATVSLVLPIFVLAMAMILPWGTAVQILVARWRGAEEHQQINRILDVGLWFCALVGLGAALLLQLLAPVIVNLVAQGEPMPGSVTVLRVLLMCLPLAAVTAHYRGVFGGLGQTGIAMRVALLVTLTNIPASYLLVFGLDLGAVGSAVGTALATALGAIYIVWFGRRRLGHEYAFWRRVNLRRPKEILAPLSRIGWPDTVFAITAYGGDVLLVAIVATLGATSLAGYRLMVTTVTVLWVVVFSASSGLSILVGQRLGARDLTGADAARRSGGVLMAGMASLVVLPALFAPSAYFGLFTPEDAVIAEARSVVYVLVGLVPAMVISMIMAGVLRAAGDTRSVMYAGVAGQLAVGVPVAWLTAVHLGLGLLGVYLGLLASWLTRMVVTYLRYRRRRWAELPAEPAAPAGKGDTG; this is encoded by the coding sequence GTGTCTCTGCGATTTCGTCGGCCACAGAGCCAGACCAACCCCGAGCCCGCGGATGGGTCGTCTCCGGTCAGCCCAACGGCGCGGCTGAAACAGAGCTGGCAGATCACCTATCCGCTGATCGTGTCCAGCCTCAGTCCGATCGTGCTGGCGCTGGCCGACACCGTGATCCTCGGGTGGTACTCCACAGCGGCACTGGCCACGGTCAGCCTGGTACTGCCGATCTTCGTACTCGCCATGGCGATGATCCTGCCGTGGGGGACTGCGGTGCAGATCCTGGTGGCCCGGTGGCGGGGAGCCGAGGAGCACCAGCAGATCAACCGGATCCTCGATGTCGGCCTGTGGTTCTGTGCCCTGGTCGGGCTCGGCGCTGCCCTGCTCCTACAGTTGCTCGCCCCGGTGATCGTGAACCTGGTAGCGCAGGGCGAGCCGATGCCGGGCAGCGTCACGGTCCTGCGGGTCCTGTTGATGTGCCTGCCGCTGGCGGCGGTGACCGCGCACTACCGGGGCGTCTTCGGTGGCCTCGGCCAGACCGGGATCGCGATGCGGGTCGCGCTGCTGGTCACCCTGACCAACATTCCCGCCAGCTATCTGTTGGTGTTCGGTCTCGACCTGGGCGCGGTCGGCTCCGCCGTCGGCACCGCGTTGGCGACGGCGCTCGGTGCGATCTATATCGTCTGGTTCGGCCGTCGCCGGCTCGGCCACGAGTATGCCTTCTGGCGAAGGGTAAACCTGCGCCGGCCGAAGGAGATCCTCGCGCCGTTGTCACGAATCGGCTGGCCCGACACCGTCTTCGCGATCACCGCGTACGGCGGCGATGTGCTGCTGGTTGCGATCGTCGCCACCCTCGGGGCGACATCGCTGGCGGGATACCGGCTGATGGTCACCACTGTCACCGTGCTGTGGGTGGTCGTGTTCAGCGCCAGCAGCGGGCTGTCCATTCTGGTGGGCCAGCGGCTCGGCGCCCGTGACCTCACCGGGGCGGACGCCGCCCGTCGAAGCGGCGGGGTGCTCATGGCGGGGATGGCCTCCCTGGTGGTGCTGCCGGCGCTGTTCGCGCCCTCGGCCTACTTCGGGCTGTTCACCCCGGAGGACGCGGTGATCGCGGAGGCGCGGTCGGTGGTGTACGTGCTGGTCGGTCTCGTGCCGGCCATGGTCATCAGCATGATCATGGCCGGAGTGCTCCGGGCCGCCGGGGACACCCGCAGCGTGATGTACGCGGGCGTCGCCGGGCAACTGGCGGTCGGGGTGCCGGTCGCCTGGCTCACCGCGGTGCACCTCGGGCTCGGCCTGCTCGGCGTCTACCTGGGGCTCCTCGCCTCCTGGCTCACCCGCATGGTCGTCACCTACCTGCGCTACCGGCGCCGGCGGTGGGCTGAGCTTCCGGCGGAGCCGGCGGCGCCAGCCGGGAAGGGCGACACCGGATGA